The window TCCAAAAAATATGTTTATGAGATGTTAATTAACATTAATTAATCCAAACTCAATGTTTGTCACATTGCGTAGCAAGTCTTGTGCTGATGCTGATTGGGAGTTCTTTCATTCTTTACTTTGCACTGGTGAGAAATCTGAATCACTATCTAGGGAGGCGCTATCAAATTTTATACAACATGCTGTTGGTAAGCTCCAGCTTCTTACACCTCGCTTCATAGAGATTTAGAAAACATGTAGTTGCTctcattgattttttttttttctctcttaatTTTTTCCAGAAACAAATGACATTTTCCTCCTGGCGGCCAAGGTACATTACAATATTTTTCGGACATGTTTTTTTACTTTGATTTATAATCATGTTGGATAATGATGCACTTATGTAACTTCTGTACGTGTTGCGACTTCTGTCAAGCTGCACTAAATATCTTCTTACCATTTTTCTTGAAGTAAAACATGCTTTTCTCACTATCTTTATCCATATTCCAGCATATTGCATTAGAACAATTGGATCTCATCGCACCTGCTATTTGTTCCTAAAACTGAAAATTTATATGTTTCTATCTAAGCTTCTATAAGCTTTGTTTTTCCAAAGTGGATCACTATGTGTCTATCTCTCTAATAGAGTGTAATTGTCTAGTATAGTTTTCAGATAGATGCTAACAAGTTATACTGTGGGTGGACTGATGTCCTCTTCTAAGACGCTTTACTGCTTCTATTAATATGATAGATCTCCATACGTGCTCGGCATGTCTATCTAACGAGTTACATGTACTTACCTTGTCAAGTTAGTAAGATAATCTATGCCAGTACCCAATGGACGATATCGTTACCTAGGAGGTCTTTCTAAAATATTGTCTTGGCCACAGTTCATTTTCTACTGATTGTACTTCGCTTACAAGCTTTGAGCGCCCGTGCTTATATTTGATGGTAGAGGGGAACTACTATGACACATCGATATACAAAATTGTGGTGAAAATCAGTGTCATAAATCATAATTAATGGTTTGCATGATGAAATATACTTAAATATGATATCTCACAGCCGTCTGTAATTGGTTTCTTTGGTTCTCTATCTTCAGGCAATTTCATCTACTGTTTTAAGGTATAGGAAGCTGAAAACAACTTATTTCGAAAAACTAGAGAAGCACAAGAGTTCTGATGTGTTGGACCGCTCTAATTTACTTTTAGAGGCATGGAAGCCAATATCAATTGGGTACAAGAAAAGGTAATTTCTTAAAAAAAGTAGAAAAATTTATTACACCCAGAGAGAAGACTCACCTGCATCTACTTTTTGAAGATGGTGGGACTGCGTTACAGTGCCAGATGATGTTGACGATGAAATGAAATTTAGGATGCAAATAAAGGAGCTTGCCTTTACGGTAGGAAAATTTCTGGttcatcatttttttttcctttatcctTATTTCTCTATTTCTAAATTCTGATCCTAATTTCCCAATCTGCTTAACCCATTTTCTTTTTTCAGTCTCTGCAGCTCCTGAAGGCAGCTATCTTTGACAAGGACTGCGAGGCACGTATCCTTTTTATGTACATGCTGATTCAACCAACATCCTTCTTAGTGTAATATAGCTGCTTGTAGTTTTATCAGTTGAGTCCTTGACTCTGCCTAGTATTCTCTCTGGAAATTTATGGGCACATCATTGGCATGTTTGAACTTAATAATCTGTAAGTTGATTATGTTCAACTCATATTTGACACGATCTCCCTTCCAGAAAGTTATATACATCCTGCTTCTGGTTTTCTTAATTTTTTGAGTTTCATGTGCGACAGTGACTTGGTTGTGGCATCTCCTGTACAAGATTATTTTTCGTACATCGATGATCTTCCTCCTCCTCAAAAGGTTTGAAAATACACtcctttttttttttacctttgatCATTATATATAAATTGAAGGAAAGTTATAATCCCAATATCTTCCTCATTGTTGACAGGAGAAAGTGGAGAAAATAACAAGACCACTTTTGGATGCTCTCGGTGATGACTATTCAGTTTGTTGTGAAGGTATGATTATATTATTGGCAATCGAGGAATAGTActgacaaatttggtatttgactCGCCTAGTGATTCTAACCTTTCCATATGGTCTTTACAGTCTAAGACTAACATTTTTGTTTTAATGTTTGCATTAGGGAGTGCATTCTACACATTGCAAAGTTGTATGAACCATTCTTGTTGTCCCAATGCTGAAGCATTCAAAAGAGAGGAGGTATGTGTTTAAGTTAAGAAGAGGCTTGTAAGATTTCTTCATTGTATCGTCTTTTTTCCGCAAATAAAGATTTTTTTCCCTCCCTTATCTGTATAATAAATGCAGGACAGAGATGGAAGAGCAACAATTCTCTGTCTTAGGCCAATTTGCAAGGGAGAAGAGGTCAAGCATTTCTCTCTTTGATACTGCTTCATATTTTTAGAATGCTGTGGACAAAACAAAAGTATTCAAGCAATTTCTTACTTTATGCAGATTACTATATCGTATATAGACGAAGACTTACCGTTTGACGAGAGGCAAGCTTTACTTGCCGATTATGGATTCAAATGCAAGTGTCCCAAGTGTGTCCAAGAAGAAGACCCACAATAACATTCCCTATGGAGTTTCTTGACCAGTAAATGATCAACACTTCTCAAAACTATAATGTTAGTTTGTGCATTGTATGAACCATAATGATGCAATGAGTACAAGTTTTCTTTTAGTTTGTCGGATAATATATACACTTTTGCCCCCGATAAGATAAGACAGATTTTGATCCCCTCAACCCCCGTTTAATCCCAACTAATAGGATGGCATTGAGCTGGATCCTGTTTCTTTATTTTGATATGTCACGATCAAAACTAAGACGAACCCTAGAATAGAATAATTTGCAAATTGAAAATCGGGCAATCAATTCACTTGAAATCAATTGAAACTGAACCCTAGAATTGAATTACAAATCGATTCACACTGATCAATTTCAATCTAGTCTACTCCAATACTACTATCAAGTGGATCCTTTCATGGCGGATTGGACTTATGAGAATTGGAGTCATAGGTCCAATCCAATCCACCTATCAAACGGATCCTAACTGTAATAAGCATCGTGGAAACTAATCTGGAACATCAtggcgaaagttttgaaaactgaaGTCAAGCAACAAAAAATTAAAGAGTAATAACCTAATTCATGAATAAAAATCTACCTATTACCTCAAGGCAAAGACACTCGGAGCAGTTGGCAGAGAAGAAATAAAGGAAAACAAGAGTAGAACGAAAGTGAATGATCCACACAAGTTTAGAGTACGACGGCAAATCGCGCAGCAAGCAAGACCACgcagtgaaatatcagacaaaaaAATCCATCAAAGAGAAagtaaacatcaaaagtaatggcaGAAACAAAAGAAAGAAGCAGATCATTATACCTGCAGGGGTGCATCCGAGTAGCAAACAACGCAAGAAACAGTGTATTTCAGGGGGAGGAACATGAGGTTTGTAAGGAACTATAGTTAGGACTTAGGAGGTAGATCAACTTGCCTAAACCTCATAGGATGACATATTTCATTAACTGAGGAAAATAGAGATAAGCTAGGTGGCAGAGTACGTTACGTGTTGATGATATTGTCAGTCGATAGGAGACTTCCAGATTGCGGTTTTTGAGTTGATATACATTCGCCTAAAATGATTCTGATCATACTAGCAAGATTAACTAGAAGAAATAACAGTTTGCA of the Rutidosis leptorrhynchoides isolate AG116_Rl617_1_P2 unplaced genomic scaffold, CSIRO_AGI_Rlap_v1 contig314, whole genome shotgun sequence genome contains:
- the LOC139882847 gene encoding histone-lysine N-methyltransferase ATXR2-like, with protein sequence MDSICSIDKSCAAQISSLLQPPPPLQVQEYFEKLIPTRECHGITIKQNGDFGKGVFAKSEFKEGELILKDQMLVGIQHASNRMECFVCSYCFKFIGSIELQMGRRLYFQNIIGPASSNNGCGASTSSRGHCSDTDSSEEEDFNFPEKETIPLPDGVVESLMDGGLVLPYSDKFPLPTVISCPGGCDEAHYCSKSCADADWEFFHSLLCTGEKSESLSREALSNFIQHAVETNDIFLLAAKAISSTVLRYRKLKTTYFEKLEKHKSSDVLDRSNLLLEAWKPISIGYKKRWWDCVTVPDDVDDEMKFRMQIKELAFTSLQLLKAAIFDKDCEALFSLEIYGHIIGMFELNNLDLVVASPVQDYFSYIDDLPPPQKEKVEKITRPLLDALGDDYSVCCEGSAFYTLQSCMNHSCCPNAEAFKREEDRDGRATILCLRPICKGEEITISYIDEDLPFDERQALLADYGFKCKCPKCVQEEDPQ